The Rattus norvegicus strain BN/NHsdMcwi chromosome 9, GRCr8, whole genome shotgun sequence genome contains the following window.
GTAGCAAGACCTCTACATAAAAGTAAACAAGAATACTGTGTCTTGCTGGGTGTGGTAACCCATACactcgggggtgggggaggaggagggcaggtggagctctgggttcaaggacagcctggtctacatagtgaattccaggctagccaggtctACTATGAGATCTTGTCCCAAAACTAAACACAGTGTCTTTCTTGCCTGATGAGCATGGTGATAAACACTGGTCACCCTaccattcaggaggctgaggcaggagattgccacaattgaagaccagcctggggTATAGATGAGACCATGTGACAATAAAAActttgggtgtggtggcacatacctgtattCCCAGTACCTGaatgtggaggaggaagaagctcgGGATTATTCTTAGCTACACAACaccaaagaaagacaggaagaaagaaaaacaggaggaCTGTGTCTGCTCAGCGTCCTCGAGGCGTGTAGTGTGGAAGGGACAGGACAGAAGTACCAGTGTGGGAGGTGCTGAAGGAAGCTGTTTCTCTGATTGAGAACAGCCCAGAACCCCACCCAGAGAGCAGGCAGGGTGACTTAGGTGGGGTGACTCCATGCAGTTGGTCACACCTGTCCACTCTCCCTCTCCTTACAGTCCTCAGAGGCCATCGTGGCCATCACTGTGGTCTTTTCCATTCTGGGAACCCTCCTCATAGCAGTGGGGCTATTCCTGCTAATGAGAAAACTTCGAGAAAAGCGGCAGACAGAGGGCACCTACCGGCCCAGCAGTGAGGAGCAGGTGGGTGCCCGTGCTCCACCACCCCCCAACCTCAAGCTGCCCCCGGAGGAGCGGCTCATCTGAATTTAGGGGTGTTGGCCATAGGCCATCATCACGACCAACGCCCAGGACTGCCTTGGCACACCGAGACACACAGCAGCCACCTTGGAGACAACAGCCTCTGATGACTCAGGAGGACTTGGCTTGGGGAACCCTGGGGCATCCAGCTGGTGGGCTATACAGCATGTTGCTTCTGCTTGGCTCTGCATGAAACTGGGGGTGCCAGGACCAGGGGCGGGGAGCCTTACCATTTACCTCATGTGATCTTGCCTCTGCTGTGTCTCCTACTGTGACCGCAGGCCCAACAaacttcctgtcctttctttcaGTTTTCCCACGCAGCAGCTGAGGCCCGGGCCCCCCAGGACTCCAAGGAGCCAGTGCGGGGCTGCCTGCCCATCTagctcctcccctccttccctgtcatccatcttcccttcctggctgtgtgaccttgtggAAGGCTTGGGCAGTCAGACTCATACAATACTCAATAGAAGGGGAGAGAGTTCTTCAGAGACCTTGACTTTGAGGGCAAGCGAGGATGGGGCTACtcactttttatatatttatatgaaattgATAGGTACAATAAaggtttcttgtttttgtttttttagcttGTGGGAACATTAGTTTAGATAAACGAGAGAAGGCTTTGAATTGTAAGCTCTTTGCGGTCCCTAATGGGCTGGAAGCTGGGGTAAGAGCCTTCAGATGAACCTTAAAGATGCTTAGAGGTCTCTTGGAGTGGTGGATGAAGTAGTTTTTTTGGGCTGACAGAAAGCCGCAGATAAATTTATCAAGGAAACCAAATTCAACTTTATTGAGACTTGGGAACCCCTCAcccttttaattttcaaaacacttCTTCAGATCAGCAACTCGAGGTTGCCTGTCCTGGGGCTCTTGGTGCTTGCCTACATGAGAGACATAAGAAGTGGGGGCTCCCAGCTCCTTGAGGGGTTGTATACAAGCCTGGCTCAGCAGAACCTGGGGAGGCTGGTTTCTGGGGTTCTCTTTAGATTGGGAGCACAAGGGAGACTGAATGGGTTGTAACTTCTGGACAGTGTCAGAGTTGGGCTCCGTGGAGGCAAGAAGTTGGCTTTTTGGGGGAGTAGGCTGAGTGGGGACTCTGAGGGTCCTGGAGCAAGGGCTTTGTGAGGGTGTAGGATCCAGCTTGCTGGAAGAAGAGGGCCCTGGGTCCCTTTGGCTGGGAGGGTCTGCTGAAGTGGCTGAAGATGTAGGCAGAGAGGAGATATCTGAGGGTGGCTGAGGACAGTTCTTTGAGTAGCTTACAACCTCTGAAAATGGGGTGTCCTGCAGCGGTGATAGGTCACCAGGCAGGGACTGAAGCTGAGGATCCTGGGATCTTCTGTCTTCTTCCAGTTGCCATGGTGACCCTACTGGGATGTCAGGCTGGGCACAGCAGGATAGAGGGTATGGTTGGTGTCAGATGGGGAAGAAGCTGacgggtggagggggaggggagtaggTTCTCACCAGGCTGGAACAGCTCTCTGAGGCCCCTTGCTGACAGCAGTCCAGACTCTGGCTGGCCCTCAGCTGGCCGCCACTCTTGATTTCCACACTCAGACTGTCTAGGATCTCACTCAGCAGATCCAGCTCCTCTCCAGACCCCAGGAAGCTGCCGTCTAGAGTGTCCTCTGCCCAGGGATTCTGAGTGTCCCTGGAGTTCAAGGTGGGGCTCCTGGATTGAGGGTTGACATCTGGGCTTTGTCTCCAGAGTCTAGAAGACACCCCTCATTAGTTGTGACCCTGCTTAAATTCTTACCTCTCCTGCAGGGGTTCAGAAGGTCCCCCTTCCGGCTTGAGTCTCCTGCTAGGACGGAGGGGCCTGTTCTGAAAAAGATCAGAGAGCAAGAGATGGGAGAAGCCTCCAGAGCTGTTGAATCCATGGCTGGGGCTTTCCATCTTGAATTGGAAAGAGCATTGGACATGATACTGCATGTCTGTCATCTCTGCATttgagcctgaggcaggaggatcatttcCAGTTCAAGTTCTGGctggctatatagtgagattcttctaaaaacaaaacaagggctggGGTGGATCTCTGGGTTCTAGACAAGTTTGGtctaaaaaactaaaaacagcTCCCAACCAAGGGGTTGGGAGAATGTAACTTGGGTGGTACAggtcttgcctagcatgcacagtgcactgggtttggtccctagcactatttaaactgggtgtggtggatCAGGGGTTCAAACCCACCCTTGACTGTTAGTGAGTGAACTATAATCTGAACTTCAACACAGGAAGATGGTTTGGTGAACGCTAGGGACAAATGCAGGATTTGGGAAGAATCTGGTATGTATGGGGGAAGGTGAGCAtcctcactctgtgtgtgtgtgtgtgtgtgtgtgtgtgtgtgtgtgtgcgcgtgtgtgtgatgGGAGGCAggcatcctctgtgtgtgtgtgtgtgtgtgtgtgtgtgtgtgtttgtgtgatgggAGGCaggcattctgtgtgtgtgtgtgtgtgtgtgtgtgtgtgtgatgggaggcaggcatcctctgtgtgtgtgtgttgtgtgtgtgtgtgtttgtgtgatgggAGGCaggcattctgtgtgtgtgtgtgtgtgtgtgtgtgtgtgtgtgtgtgtgtttgtgtgatgggAGGCaggcattctgtgtgtgtgtgtgtgttcgtgtgaatgtgtgtgttggaCAGTGGGCATCCTCACCTGTCCGAAGTGCTGGCTGATAGGCAGGCGCTGTTGCAGTCGGTCTGAGCGGCTGGTGAGGCTTGGGGTTCTCAGGGAGCCCCCCCTCTGAAGGCAAGAGTCTCCGTCCTGTGAAGGGATGCACATGTAGGCTGGGGTACCACCTCTACTCCCTGGAATTATCTGTGGGTGGGGAATTCACCCTGGGTGGTCTTACCTTAATCATAAGCAGGTTCTGCATACCCTTCAAGCCACTCTTTGCCTAGGTGATGACCCAACACAGTATTAGACACAACTGTTTTCTACCACCTATCACCTTTGTATCTTCCAAGCTATGTTTATACCTTCGATGCTCCTGGAGGGAGTCATCCTGCCATAAACCGAAGGTTTGACCATTGTGTGTAGGACTAAAATCAAATGGACAGATCTGAAACGTAAAGGCTGGTCTGAAGAGATGTTGAGCTccagacccccacccccccaccccaccaaaaaaaaaaggaagctaagTAACAAAAAGTCGTCAATGGATCTTGGCTgtcagagtttgtgtgtgtgcttgattttatttatgtattttatttgggGGAGAAACATGAGTCATGCCACAGGTGTGGAGGGCAAAGTTCAGcttggggagtcagttctctcattcggattctaggaatcaaactcggCTGTCAACTTGGACTGCAAGAAACAtcttaagagtgtttgctgctcatGCCACAGCACCGGGAACTGTAGTGACAATTCTGgaactttggtttctttaaaaacacagaaatattaagtGTTtgcattttaatcccaggtgtggggatatGGGCCTGTTCTCAGTAGCTGACGATGATTTGCCCTGCGCCCTGGCAGAGgtatggttttgccagctgcagatagtttctgtgaatGTATGATAGCTGGAATTCTGGGTGCGTTTCAGAGGTTACATAGGGGCCTGAGAGGCAGGGGTTGGTAGTCACtggtgttggggtggggtggttATGGTTTGTATGTAGTTgttctcaaagaaagaaacaacaggaaagaaattagattcaaggaTCTCTTGTCCCTctactctttctctcctttctaggGGGTGGAGAAAACAGGGGTAgaataaagggtgggaaaaagaacccacaaagtagcaaagactagTTACACAAATCAGGTTGGTCACAACTGGCACAAtctacagctccaggggatccaataccctctttgacctccacacacatggtgcacacacaagCAGGCCAGtaggcacacaacacacactaacacaacacatacacacaactcacacacactaaaaagagaaaacgGAAAATGAAAACAGCATAGGGAAATCTGCTAATATTTAAACTTGTTAAAGTGGACATTTAATGCCTGTTGTGACTACTCAAGACATCCTCTCTTGATTCCCATGTTTGGGACACACATGGTGAAAAGACACAAccaactttttttgttgttgcttttcaagacagggtttctgtgtgtagccctggccgtcctggaactcactatgtagacgaggctggaaatctgcctgccactgcctcagagtactgggattaaagacatggacAATTAATCTCTttaagtcatcctctgacctccacaacacgtaactacaataaataaatgtattccCCGCCCTCCACAAACCCTCCAGAGCTGCTCCATATGGTGGGAACAATTcaaattcaggaggcagaggcaggcgctcTTCTGAGTTCAAAACTAGCCACGGCCACACATGGAGACTCTctctccaaaaataaaacaaggcaaAACCCCAAGgtgaacagcaatgccaatccCTAGCTtctacatgcacaggcacacatgtgcacataaacatatTTAACACAGACTCTCCCTATACCCCTTTCCTTTGGTCACCCCACCCACTGTAGGCCACAGGGCCCAGCCTCACCGATCGGTACATGTTCCTGACCGCTGGTCGGGTTTTAGCTTTCACAGAATGCAGGAGGGCATCACTACCTTTCTGTAAGGGATTGGGTGAGAAAACACCAAATGGGAGAAACTTGGACCCCTGAGGTCGTCAGCTCTGGATCCCACACTCCCCACCTCAGGTTGCCTTCTGCTGGgcagcctcctccctccctgtgccTCCAGTTTTAACCAAGACCCTTCTTGGAGGCTGTGGTAAGCGGTAAGGTGATGACGTTGGTTATGAACAGGAGTAGGGATTGGTTTTATTACCTTAAGGCTATCTGCCCAGAGCTGATAGGACCGAAGGGTGcctgggaggaagggagagagctgTGGTTACTGAGTCAGCACAAGCTTGGGAAACTGATTGGGTGAGAGCCTTGGGGCTCACCTGAGGAAGCTCCGCAGCAGGCAATGATCTCTTGCTCAAATTGGTCTGAGAAACCTTCTCCAGCATTGAGTTTTTCCAGTCGGGATTCGATGAACTTAGGGTAGGGAGAGAGGGTCAAACTCAAGTTCATGTTGTTCCCTATAGACTTAGAAGCCAGCTTACCAGGCCCCTCCCAAGGCCCTCAAATCTTGAAACCATTCTAGAAATTAGGCATTCAACTTGGCCCTGACGTCAGGGACCCGCAGCCCATCCCCATTCGTCACCTTAGGCCCCGCCTCAGGGACTAGCAGCGAATCCCTTATTTTTCACTTTAGGCACCGCCCCAGTGGCTCACCTGTTTGAAGAGCTGCAAGTGTACGGCCTTTTTGTGGAAGGCCTGCAGGGGCGCCCCAGGCTTCTGAGCCAAGAAAGCCTCCTCACTGAATGTCACTGGCTGACCCTGGAAGAAGGATTTCTTTCGGAGTTCCCTGGGGGCTCTCCTGTCTTCTACCGTtttttcttccaacttcatcGCTACCCTGTACCTGATCCTGTGCAGGGCCTCATGAGACATCTCATCCTCATCTATAATGTGGTTGTCAGCATTAAATACTGTTGATAGTGTAAGGGGCTGCTGTAGGGAGATTGCTGCTGGGTTACATAATGAGCTCCAGGgtaacctgggctacaaagacACAGtctcaagaaacagaaaaaaaaaaaaggcaggaggctcagggttcaaagtttggggctagcctaAGCTACCTGAGACCCTAAACCACTAGGTATTCTTAATGTTGTGATTTATTCCTTGAGAGGCTTGgcatctctcctccttctccatctgCTCACCGGGATGCAGACCAGGGCGTCACGGTACCCTCCAAAGAGCAGGGCCTGGGCTTTGAGGAAGAGACGAGACACCCCTTCCCCGGGGCTCAGTGCAACCTTCCTTAGCCGAAGCCTCAGCAGGGATACCTGAAGACACAGGAGAGACCCCGAGTTGGGCAGAGATGGAGGCTCCATGTTGGGGAGCAAGGGTGGGAGGTGGTGGTACTGACCACATCTGGCGGCAGAGCTTGCACATCGTCAAAGGGCGTCTCCAGGGTGTTAGAGTCTGCATTCAACACCACAACGTCTTCCAGGGCTTTCTCCCGAACTCTCTGCGGGAGACAAACATGAGCTGTCATTCAGAGCCCCATATGGAGGAGGGACTCTGAGAAACAGAGCGAGAGGGAATCCCTCCTGGCTCCAGCCTTGGGCTGTTCCAGCGTTTACCTCAGCGAGACTGCTGTGGACTCCTATGAGGTAGGGCATGGGCGCACTGTGGAGAGAACACAGACTGGAAAGGCAGATGCATACCTCAAACCCCCAAGCATCTATGCctgcctcatgtagcccaggctggccttggaactctttgttttcttttttaactttttcttatagtgactcactgtagaccaggctggcctgggacatAAAGAGATCCTCCTACCTTGGTCTCACatgtgctaagattaaaggttgGCAGCACCACAGGCTTTCCCTCCGCCTAccttcctcatccccctcctcttcttttcttacCAGCAGTAATCCAGCAGGTGCGGGGGCAGCGTGGGGATCAAAACATGCTCCCAGCGCATGGGGTAGAGCAGAGCGCAGGAGGCGTGAACGCAGGCTGTCAGCTGCGGGGTGAGAAGGGCAGAGGTGGCGGTTCAGACTACTCACCTCAGGGTCCTGGATCACTGAGAGGGGCCCTGAAATGGGCACTGAGATAGGCACTTAGACCTCTCTGATCTGTCTCCTCCTTCCATTGCTGGGAACTGGGTGGAATTCAGACCCCCttaggaaggaagaggagaccagGATTTTGGCCAGTTATAGCTCCATGtgctcagattaaaaaaaaaaaaatagctctgAGCTTTACGTAGTGGCTctgacctgtaatcccagcactcaggaggcagacacaggtggatctcttgagttcaagtccagcctggtctacagagtgagttccagaaaatctgtcttgaaaccacacctaaccaaaccaaacccaaaaatgCCAAACACTGGGAGCTGGTTCAGCTCtgagcaacaacatggtggctcacaacttctttaactccagctccaggggatcttctCTTtgggcacccacatacacatatatacattaaaaatctTTATACTGTATAACATAAAagtgaaactaaaaataaaaaaatcagattaCAGTTACTTGTTTGtgagtgagtttgtgtgtgagagcTCACTAGTGCAGATTTGAAGAACAACATGTAGGAATGGGTTTGTCTTCCCACCATATGtgccctggggattgaactcaagtcctcaaaATTTGGCTGTAGGCACCTttgttcactgagccatctcactggccctagatttttttaaaaaaatatttatatacttgTTTTATGTacgtgtgagtacactgtctctgtcttcagacacaccagaagaggacattggatcccattacagatgattgggggccaccatgtggttgctaggaattgcactcaggacctctagaagaatagtcagtgctcttaaccgctgaaccatttctccagccttctagaatcttttaaaatatatttccctatctatctatctatctatctatctatctatctatctatctatctatctatctatctatctatctatcattcatTGAGACCTGGTGAGTGTCTGTCTTGtatctggctggcctcaaactaggtATGTCAGGATAACGTtccctgaactcctgattctgTCTCAGGCtgtcagtgctgggattccaggtgtgtaTCAGCAATGTGCTTGCCAGGGCCTGGTCGGAAATAGAACCAGGGGCCTCATGCTTGTGAGGTGagcgctctacccactgagcgCTCCAGCTGGAAAGTTTAACATCTTCTTCCAGCTAGGCCAGGTCTGGTCCTCAGTGGATTGTGCTACCAATAAATTGGAGCCACCTCCAATTATGCAACCTCCTCAGATTGTCCCTACAGGGGTGGGACTGAGTGAACAGGTTTAGGAGTgtgtcccctcccacccctccaccccccacccccggccccGGGGAGAAGGTCGGCCTCACAGTGCTGAGCTTGCTGGCCGTGAGCAAGACCCTCCTCTCAGCTAGCAGCGCTGCGAAGAGCCCCACGATGTTTTCATCTGTCACAGCGACCACCAGCTCAGTGAGGTTCCTCTGAAGGATGGAGGGACACAGCGGCTGGGGGTTGGGCAAAGAGCTAGGATTTGCCGTCCCACCCACCTTTTGTAATTTCTAATTACTCACATTCTCAGGAATAGATGGGAGGCCCGCAGCATCCGGAGCCACAAAACAAGAAAGCTAGtgggaagacagggagggagcGATTCAGTCCGCATGCGTGGCAGTCTGTATGGGTGGCAGCCTGAGGGACCTCCACTCACCAGCTTGCTATTACCCAGGGCAGGAGGCAAGATCCCGCACTCGCTCCAGCTGGTGATGCTGCTGTCCTGGGGCATAGGAGTAACTGTGTGGTTCCTCAGCCCGCTCACAGCCTTCACCGCCAACAAGATGCCCGTGCCAAACATGGGAGCCAGAGATGGGAGCTACTCACCGTCTTTGGTCCCCCTGAAAAACCGGGTCCAAGATAGGGGTGTTGCTGCAAGTTCTGTAGGAGTTCTTCAGCCTCGGTGACCTGGGGAATACAGGACGAGTTACTGGATGGATGGACGATTTGGGATTCTGAGGGTCTCCCTGTGAATGAGGTGAGACCTGGCCCATTAGAGAGGTGATGGGGAGACGGGTGAGGATTGAAGGTGGGGCTGGTCTCACTTGGTTCTGAGCTAGGAGGTCCCCCACAGTATTGAGAATCTTGTAGAACACTTCAAACCAGGGAaggtggctggagagagagaaggggaagtgtCACAGTCTAGAAAGTGCTCCTGAGGAATCTGATTCTTTTACaaatttattgtttgagaattttgtgCATGCATATTACATGTTTTCATGTATGCATATTATGTGTTTTCATGTATGCATACTATGTGTTTTGATAAAATCTATCCCCATATCCACCCCCTCAACTTTCCTTTCTCAATATTATGGGATATTTTCTAAAACCTACTGAATCAGCCGGGTGTAGTGGTGGATGCCTTTAATCCATGGCTCTCAGGAGGACAGAGGTAGGAGGACCTCTTGGggtttggaggccagcctggtctatataatagtttcaggccagccagggctacttagtgagaccctgtctcacccCCAGCCCCAGGACCCCCAAAAGCCCTGCTGAGTCCACTTAGTGCTAACTGTCAGTACATGGGTGTAGAGCCGTTCACAGGAGCATGGCAAAGCTCTGAAGAGAGCCAGTGTGCCCTACCCCAGCAGCCATCGGTGCTGATAGCTCCACAGACAGCTGTGCTGGGGTTTTGTTTGGCTTGATGTGTGCAGGTCCCAAGCCCCTGTGCCTTCATGGGCACTGGTCTTGTGTCTGCGTGTGGAGCAGAGacacatgtgtccatgtgtggaGTGGACACGTGTGTcggtgtgtgtccatgtgtggaATGGacatgtgtgttggggtgtgtccatgtgtgtctgtgtgtggagcGGGGGCCTGTGCACTTTTCAGCCTTACTCCCTGCCCTTGAGATCAGTTGGGAATCTCTGTGTCATTGTGAGGCCCAGTGTTTGTCCCTGTCTGTTCCTAATCGGTTTTAGGCCCCCCGTGTCACCCACCTGAGTATACAGAGGCAGCTCCATGCACCGGCTCGCAGGCGGCAGAAGCCAAATCTACGGTTGCCCACCAGGTCAGTGAGGGCAAAGGTAAAGTGCTGGACAGCAGGGCTGGGCGGCTCCCTGGGGGTAAAAGACTCTGGTGGAGATTGGTCACCCCCAAGATGACTGTGAATGCAGCTTTTTGGTGGTTTGGTATGAGAGCTCAGTATTTTGTGGGTTCTTGGGAGTCAGGAACCTGAGTCCTGGAGCCTGGTTTCATAGCTCTACCAGTAAGTATGTGCCTTGCATGACAGATGACTGGAGTCTCATTCTACAGacacatctttaaaagaaaatctggaggccagcatgggtGGCTCATCAGGAAAATATGCTTGCCATGTAAGTACATGTGAGCACATGTAAGCACATGTCAGCACAGTGTGAGCACATGTGAGCACATGTAAGCACAGTATGAGCACATGTGAGCACAGTGTGACTTCAATCTCTGCAGACCCATAAtgtagaagaagagaaccaagtTATCCTCTCTGACCCTGGACTCAGATCCTGTGGCACAGGTACATAATCccccatatctctctctctctctctctctctctctctctctctctctctctctcacacacacacacacacacacacacacacgcacgcacacacacacaaatacaatagAACAAAATTAATTCTGGCTCCAGAGCTGGGGTGGTAAAATCTTCAAAGCCCTGGGGCTGGCCGGCCAGTAAAACTTCCTTGGAGACCTCTGAGTCAgtaagagatcctgcctcaaaaaacaagggGAGTGTGtataggaactggagagatggttcagtggttagaacaCTAGCTGCTCTCACAGGGAACCCAAGTTTCGTTTCCAGTATCCACATGTTCCTGGTggtctgataccctcttttgacctccctAGGCACCAGGTATCATGTGGTGTGTACAGATATATGtccaagcaaaacactcatactccAACAcactcaaacaaaaccaaaccaaaccaattcaGGACTAGTAAGATAGCtcacataacaaaagaaaaaggtggATGGTTTCTGGAAAATGACACTTGAGGTctgtctctggcctccacatgcagcTGCTCACctatgaacatacatacacactcatgaagGTCCCTCTGAGGGACCACCTAGCTTCCTTTGTCCTTCAGTTCTTGGGTCTCTGGGTCCTTGTGCCCCTGTGCCTATAATGCTTTAGTTGTTAAGGTCCTGCTTCAGGCCCCAAAGAGCGTGTGTGTCCCCACCTCTCTGTCCCCTGCATACCTTTCTATGTCGAAGGGGAAACAGAACCTGGGCACCATCTGCATGGCCTCCTAGAGAGGGAAGAAGCACTAGCACACCACTCCTTTGGGCCTTGCCCCTCCACTCAGGGTTCAAGGCCCACAGCACCCTCCCTCTGCTGGACCAGCCCTGGGAAGTCTTCTGAATACCTGTTCCTGGAAGTCTGGAGGGAACTTCCGCAGGATCAGGGGATCTGCAGGAAGGGCCAGCTGCTGAGCTTGTGGCCTcgcaccctccctccctccctcccttccatctttccagccccaggtCTCCCAACTTACCCTCCTCCAGGGAGTTGGGGCGGCCAGCTTCGAAGAACCAGTCAAACACAGCAGAGGGATGCCTTCTGTGGACCAGGTGGGGGtttcaggttgtgtgtgtgtgtgttctgagtctgcgtctgtgtgcttctgtttgtGTGTTCCCTATTCTGTTCCTTATGTGTGTGACTAGGTGTGTTGGCGTGGGTGCCCTGAGGGGTGGAGTCAGGTGTGAATGCTGCTGAAGCttggggggagagaagagaaggaaagagagagagaaaaccagcATGGTGGCCGTACCTTTAACCTCAaggaaaggcaggtagatctctgtgagttcaaggcttgcTTGGTCTATATATGAGTTCCAGGTTAGTCAGGACTA
Protein-coding sequences here:
- the Dennd1c gene encoding DENN domain-containing protein 1C isoform X2, encoding MGSTEIRHPSAVFDWFFEAGRPNSLEEDPLILRKFPPDFQEQEAMQMVPRFCFPFDIEREPPSPAVQHFTFALTDLVGNRRFGFCRLRAGAWSCLCILSHLPWFEVFYKILNTVGDLLAQNQVTEAEELLQNLQQHPYLGPGFSGGPKTLSCFVAPDAAGLPSIPENRNLTELVVAVTDENIVGLFAALLAERRVLLTASKLSTLTACVHASCALLYPMRWEHVLIPTLPPHLLDYCCAPMPYLIGVHSSLAERVREKALEDVVVLNADSNTLETPFDDVQALPPDVVSLLRLRLRKVALSPGEGVSRLFLKAQALLFGGYRDALVCIPGQPVTFSEEAFLAQKPGAPLQAFHKKAVHLQLFKQFIESRLEKLNAGEGFSDQFEQEIIACCGASSGTLRSYQLWADSLKKGSDALLHSVKAKTRPAVRNMYRSAKSGLKGMQNLLMIKDGDSCLQRGGSLRTPSLTSRSDRLQQRLPISQHFGQNRPLRPSRRLKPEGGPSEPLQERSPTLNSRDTQNPWAEDTLDGSFLGSGEELDLLSEILDSLSVEIKSGGQLRASQSLDCCQQGASESCSSLPDIPVGSPWQLEEDRRSQDPQLQSLPGDLSPLQDTPFSEVVSYSKNCPQPPSDISSLPTSSATSADPPSQRDPGPSSSSKLDPTPSQSPCSRTLRVPTQPTPPKSQLLASTEPNSDTVQKLQPIQSPLCSQSKENPRNQPPQVLLSQACIQPLKELGAPTSYVSHVGKHQEPQDRQPRVADLKKCFEN
- the Dennd1c gene encoding DENN domain-containing protein 1C isoform X4 — its product is MQMVPRFCFPFDIEREPPSPAVQHFTFALTDLVGNRRFGFCRLRAGAWSCLCILSHLPWFEVFYKILNTVGDLLAQNQVTEAEELLQNLQQHPYLGPGFSGGPKTDSSITSWSECGILPPALGNSKLLSCFVAPDAAGLPSIPENRNLTELVVAVTDENIVGLFAALLAERRVLLTASKLSTLTACVHASCALLYPMRWEHVLIPTLPPHLLDYCCAPMPYLIGVHSSLAERVREKALEDVVVLNADSNTLETPFDDVQALPPDVVSLLRLRLRKVALSPGEGVSRLFLKAQALLFGGYRDALVCIPGQPVTFSEEAFLAQKPGAPLQAFHKKAVHLQLFKQFIESRLEKLNAGEGFSDQFEQEIIACCGASSGTLRSYQLWADSLKKGSDALLHSVKAKTRPAVRNMYRSAKSGLKGMQNLLMIKDGDSCLQRGGSLRTPSLTSRSDRLQQRLPISQHFGQNRPLRPSRRLKPEGGPSEPLQERSPTLNSRDTQNPWAEDTLDGSFLGSGEELDLLSEILDSLSVEIKSGGQLRASQSLDCCQQGASESCSSLPDIPVGSPWQLEEDRRSQDPQLQSLPGDLSPLQDTPFSEVVSYSKNCPQPPSDISSLPTSSATSADPPSQRDPGPSSSSKLDPTPSQSPCSRTLRVPTQPTPPKSQLLASTEPNSDTVQKLQPIQSPLCSQSKENPRNQPPQVLLSQACIQPLKELGAPTSYVSHVGKHQEPQDRQPRVADLKKCFEN
- the Dennd1c gene encoding DENN domain-containing protein 1C isoform X1, which codes for MGSTEIRHPSAVFDWFFEAGRPNSLEEDPLILRKFPPDFQEQEAMQMVPRFCFPFDIEREPPSPAVQHFTFALTDLVGNRRFGFCRLRAGAWSCLCILSHLPWFEVFYKILNTVGDLLAQNQVTEAEELLQNLQQHPYLGPGFSGGPKTDSSITSWSECGILPPALGNSKLLSCFVAPDAAGLPSIPENRNLTELVVAVTDENIVGLFAALLAERRVLLTASKLSTLTACVHASCALLYPMRWEHVLIPTLPPHLLDYCCAPMPYLIGVHSSLAERVREKALEDVVVLNADSNTLETPFDDVQALPPDVVSLLRLRLRKVALSPGEGVSRLFLKAQALLFGGYRDALVCIPGQPVTFSEEAFLAQKPGAPLQAFHKKAVHLQLFKQFIESRLEKLNAGEGFSDQFEQEIIACCGASSGTLRSYQLWADSLKKGSDALLHSVKAKTRPAVRNMYRSAKSGLKGMQNLLMIKDGDSCLQRGGSLRTPSLTSRSDRLQQRLPISQHFGQNRPLRPSRRLKPEGGPSEPLQERDTQNPWAEDTLDGSFLGSGEELDLLSEILDSLSVEIKSGGQLRASQSLDCCQQGASESCSSLPDIPVGSPWQLEEDRRSQDPQLQSLPGDLSPLQDTPFSEVVSYSKNCPQPPSDISSLPTSSATSADPPSQRDPGPSSSSKLDPTPSQSPCSRTLRVPTQPTPPKSQLLASTEPNSDTVQKLQPIQSPLCSQSKENPRNQPPQVLLSQACIQPLKELGAPTSYVSHVGKHQEPQDRQPRVADLKKCFEN
- the Dennd1c gene encoding DENN domain-containing protein 1C, which encodes MGSTEIRHPSAVFDWFFEAGRPNSLEEDPLILRKFPPDFQEQEAMQMVPRFCFPFDIEREPPSPAVQHFTFALTDLVGNRRFGFCRLRAGAWSCLCILSHLPWFEVFYKILNTVGDLLAQNQVTEAEELLQNLQQHPYLGPGFSGGPKTDSSITSWSECGILPPALGNSKLLSCFVAPDAAGLPSIPENRNLTELVVAVTDENIVGLFAALLAERRVLLTASKLSTLTACVHASCALLYPMRWEHVLIPTLPPHLLDYCCAPMPYLIGVHSSLAERVREKALEDVVVLNADSNTLETPFDDVQALPPDVVSLLRLRLRKVALSPGEGVSRLFLKAQALLFGGYRDALVCIPGQPVTFSEEAFLAQKPGAPLQAFHKKAVHLQLFKQFIESRLEKLNAGEGFSDQFEQEIIACCGASSGTLRSYQLWADSLKKGSDALLHSVKAKTRPAVRNMYRSAKSGLKGMQNLLMIKDGDSCLQRGGSLRTPSLTSRSDRLQQRLPISQHFGQNRPLRPSRRLKPEGGPSEPLQERSPTLNSRDTQNPWAEDTLDGSFLGSGEELDLLSEILDSLSVEIKSGGQLRASQSLDCCQQGASESCSSLPDIPVGSPWQLEEDRRSQDPQLQSLPGDLSPLQDTPFSEVVSYSKNCPQPPSDISSLPTSSATSADPPSQRDPGPSSSSKLDPTPSQSPCSRTLRVPTQPTPPKSQLLASTEPNSDTVQKLQPIQSPLCSQSKENPRNQPPQVLLSQACIQPLKELGAPTSYVSHVGKHQEPQDRQPRVADLKKCFEN